CGCTGACCGCGGATGCGCGGGACGCGTTGCAGGAGATGGCGGATGGGGACGGGCGCGCCCTGCTGAACCTGATCGAACAGGTCGCCGCCTGGAAGGTGGACAGCCCGCTGGGCCGCGAGGCGCTGGCCACCCGGCTGATGCGGCGGGCGGCGAAATATGACAAGTCCGGCGATGAACATTACAACCTGATTTCCGCCCTGCATAAATCCGTGCGCGGCTCCGACCCGGATGCCGCACTCTATTGGTTTGCCCGCATGCTGGAGGGCGGCGAGGATCCCAGATACCTGGCCCGCCGCCTGACCCGGATGGCGGTTGAGGACATCGCGCTGGCCGACCCGCAAGCGCAGGGGATCTGTATCCAGGCCTGGGAAACCTATGAGCGTCTCGGCAGCCCGGAGGGCGAGCTGGCGCTGGCACAGGCAGTGATTTATTTGGCCCTCGCGCCCAAGACCAACGCTGGATACATGGCCTACAAAGCGGCGCGGCGGCTGGCGAAACAGACCGGCAGTGCGCCACCGCCGAAGCATATCCTGAATGCGCCAACCAAGCTGATGAAGTCGCAAGGTTACGGTGACGGATATGACTACGACCACAATGCGGCGGATGGGTTTTCAGGGCAGAACTATTTTCCCGACGACGTGCCGCGCCCGGTGCTGTACCAGCCGGTTGAGCGGGGTTTCGAACGGGAGTTGAAGCGCCGGACCGAGTATTTCGCCAATTTGCGCGCCAAGCGGAACAGCTGATCCGGCTTTGCGTGGCAAAGCCGGTGCCTGCGGCGCGAGTATTTGGGGAAAGGTGACAGGGCCTGCTCCGGTGCTGCAATGCTGCCATGCTTGCGCGAAACTTGACATCCACGCGCCAGCCGGCGACAGACCGTTGATGGTTTTTTCGGTTCTATATGTGGCCTTGGGCGGTGCGATCGGTGCTGCCTGCCGCTATCTGGCCGGTTTGGGGATCACCCGCCTCTTTGGGGTGGGAGAGTTCCCGGTGGCGATTCTGGCGGTGAATGTGATCGGCTCCTTTCTGATAGGCGCCTTTGTTGTCACTGCCGCCCATAAGGGGCTGACCCACCTGAGCCCTTTTGTGATGACTGGCCTTTTGGGCGGTTTCACAACGTTTTCGGCCTTCTCGCTTGAGACGGCCACCCTGATCGAGCGCGGTGCCTTTGGGCAGGCTGCGCTCTATGTGCTGTTGTCCGTGGGCCTGTCGGTCGGCGGACTGTTTTTCGGCCTGATGGCCGCCAGAGGAGTGTTCGCATGAGCGGCGTACAGATGATTACCGTCAGTGAAGACGACGCAGACCAGCGTATTGACCGCTGGCTGCGGCGGTTGTTCCCGCATGTGAGCCAGGGGCGGATCGAGAAGATGTGCCGCAAGGGCGAATTGCGTCTGGATGGGGGACGGGTGAAGGCCAACAGCCGCGTCGCAGCCGGGCAGGTGGTGCGCGTGCCGCCGCTTGGGGCAAGCGACCTGAAACCGGCAGAGGCACCGAGCTACCGGATTTCCGAAGCGGACGCCAAGATGATCCGGGGCTGTGTGATCTACAAGGACGATGCGGTTATCGTGCTGAACAAGCCGGCAGGTCTGGCGGTGCAGGGCGGCAGCGGCACCACCAAACATGTCGACGGGCTGAGTGCTGCCTTGCAGTTCGACGCCGAGGAAAAGCCGCGTCTGGTGCATCGTCTGGACAAGGACACCTCAGGTGTGTTGGTGCTGGCGCGCACCCGTCTGGCGGCGCAGTCGCTGACGGCGGCGTTCCGGCATCGTGCCACGCGCAAGATCTACTGGGCGCTGGTGGCGGGTGTCCCTACGCCCTATCTCGGTGAGATCAAATGTGGGCTGGTGAAGGCACCGGGACACGGTAAATCGGGGGAAGGCGAGAAAATGATCGCCATCCATTCCAACGAGGTGGACAGCACACCCGGGGCCAAACGCTCGCATACGCATTATGCCACGCTCTACCGCGTGGCCAGCCGCGCGGCCTGGGTTGCAATGGAGCCGATCACCGGCCGCACCCATCAGCTGCGCGCGCATATGGCTGAAATCGGTCACCCGATTGCCGGTGACGGCAAATACGGCGGGTCCAGTCAGGAAAACCTCGGCGATGGCTGGGGGGCGCAGTTGGGGGGGATTATCTCCAAGAAGCTGCATCTGCACTGCCGTCGCATGGCGTTTGAGCATCCGACCACGAAAAAACCGCTGTCGATCACGGCGCCCTTGCCTGACCACATGAAGGACAGCTGGGACACCTTTGGCTGGTCCGAAGATCTGGCGGCAGAAGATCCGTTTGAGAGCCTGCAGTAACGAGGTTCATGACGATGAGCGGTGATCTGCGTTTGATCCTGTTTGATGTGGATGGCACCCTGGCGGACAGCCAGGGCGCGATCACTTCGGCGATGAGGGCTGCATTTGACGGGGTCGGGCTGGCGGCGCCGAGCCGGGCGGAGATTCTGTCGATCGTCGGTCTGTCACTACCTCTGGCGATTGCCGAACTTGCCCCGACGCTGGATGCCAGTGTTCAGGCGGAATTGGTTGAGGGCTATAAGTCTGCTTACAAATCCGCCCGTCTGGCCGCAGGCGCAGGGCATTCGCCGCTCTATTCCGGGGCGGCGGAGGTTCTGGCGGAGCTGAACGCCGTGCCCGAATACCTGCTGGGGGTGGCCACCGGAAAATCACAGCGCGGGCTGGATGCGCTGATCGCGTCCCACGACCTGCGCTGTTTCGTGACTCGGCAATGTGCCGATCATCACCCGTCAAAGCCGCATCCGTCCATGGTGCTGCGGGCGATGGCCGAGACCGGGGTACTGCCTGAGCATACTGTGATGATCGGCGACACCAGTTTTGACATCGATATGGGCCGGGCTGCCGGCGTGCGCACCATCGCCGTGAACTGGGGTTTCCACCCGGCGGACCAGCTGGGTGCGGATTACATTATCGACAGCTTTGCCGACCTAGCACCGCTGTTGCAGCACATCTGGAAAGACTGACGATATGAGCGAGTGGAAACAGAAACGATTCTGGAAAGCTGTCTCCGTGGCCGAGACCGAAGATGGGTTTGCGGTGGAACTGGACGGGCGGCGCGTAAAAACTCCCGCAAAAGCTGCGCTTGCTGTGCCGGGCCGCGAAATGGCCGAGGCAATTGCGGCGGAATGGGACGCGCAGACCGAATCAGTTAACCCAAACACCATGCCAGTGACCCGTTCGGCCAATGCCGCAATCGACAAGGTGACACATCAGCACGCGGCCGTTGCGGATATGCTGGCCGAATACGGCGATTCCGATCTTTTGTGCTATCGCGCAGAGATGCCGGTTGAGCTGGTGCAGCGCCAGGCCGAAATCTGGGACCCGGCGCTGGATTGGGCGGCGGAGACTCTCGGGGTCCGGCTGGAGCCGCGTTCTGGTATTCTGCATGCACCGCAGAATCCTGAGGCGCTGGCGCATCTGCGCCGCTTAGTCCATGAAATGACACCATTTCAGCTGGCAGCCTTCCATGATCTGGTGGCGATGTCGGGGTCTCTGGTCCTTGGGTTCGCAGCGACAAGGAGCTGGCGCCCGGCGGATCAGATCTGGGAGATGTCACGGCTGGATGAGCTGTGGCAGGAACAGCAATGGGGCCAGGACGAAGACGCTCAGGCCACTGCGGACCTGAAACGCGCGGCGTTTTTACACGCTAAGCGGTTCTACGATTTTTCCTGCTAGCGCAATTAATTACCCAAAACGCGACGTTGCCGCAAAATTCGTTCGTGGCCACGAAAATGTTCTCTATACGGCCATCGAAATTCCTGATCACGCACTTGACGTTTGTTGATGAATGCGACCACACTTGGTCGCGAAATGGGGAAAATCCTGTTTCAACACCTATCTCCGGCATGGCTGGTGCCGGGCAAAAAGAGCCGCCAAATAGGCGGACAATCAGGAAGAGGTAAACATGAAGAATAAGGTAATTTTGGGTGCGCTGACTGTTGCTGGTCTGGCCGCCGGTGCCGCTGCGGCGGGGACGCTGGACGACGTCAAGGCCCGTGGCAAGCTGAACTGCGGCGTGACCACTGGTCTGGTCGGCTTTGCAGCGCCCAATGCCAATGGCGAATGGGAAGGTTTTGACGTTGCTGTCTGCCGCGCAGTTGCTGCGGCTGTACTGGGCGACTCGACCGCCGTCGAATTCGTGCCCACCACCGGCAAAACCCGCTTCACCGCTCTGGCCTCCGGCGAGATCGACATGCTGGCGCGCAACACCACCTGGACCTTCAGCCGCGATGTCGACCTGAAGTTCGAATTCGTTGGTGTGAACTATTACGACGGTCAGGGCTTCATGGTTCCCAAGGAACTGGGCGTGTCCTCCGCGAAGGAACTGGACGGCGCGACCGTCTGCATCCAGACCGGTACCACAACCGAGCTGAACCTGGCGGATTTCTTCCGCTCCAACAACATCAGCTACGAGCCGGTTCCGATCGAAACCAACGCTGAAGCACAGCAGCAGTATCTGGCTGGTGCCTGCGACGTCTACACTACCGACGCCTCTGGTCTGGCGGCGACCCGCGCGACCTTCGATGATCCTTCGGCGCATGTTCTGCTGCCCGAAATCATCTCCAAGGAGCCGCTGGGCCCGCTGGTTCGTCACGGCGACCACGAGTGGGGCGACGTTGTGCGCTGGAGCCTGAACGCACTGGTTGCAGCTGAAGAGCTGGGCGTGACCTCCGCCAACATCGGCGAAATGGCTGCTGGTACCGAGAATCCGGAAATCAACCGTCTGCTGGGCACCGAAGGTACCCTGGGCGAGATGCTGGGTCTGTCGGCTGACTGGGCGAAAAACGCCATCGGCGCTGGCGGCAACTACGGCGAAGTCTTTGCGAAGAACATCGGCGAAGACACTCCGATTGGTCTGGCACGCGGTCTGAACGCACAGTGGACCGAAGGCGGCCTGCTCTACGCACCGCCCTTCCGCTAAGAACGACTGAGGAAAGGGCGCAGGACCAACCTGCGCCCTTTTTTCCTACCGACCTATCCTAACAAAAACGCTTGAGGTCTGACGCGAGCAGGGAACCAACCCCGCCGATCAGTTGACCTATAAGCCACGGGGATCACACATTCATGTCAACTCTCACTGACCCTCCAAAGGCACAGTTTCAGCTGTCCATGTTGGTCAACGATACCCGCTATCGTTCGTTGACCTTCCAGGCGATTGCTGCACTGGTTCTGGCCTTGGCCATCTGGTATCTGGGGAACAACCTAATTCAGAACCTGCGGGCCGCGGGTCTGAATATCTCATACGGGTTCCTCGGGGATCCATCCGGTTACGATATCAACCAGCGTCTGATCGAATACGACAGCCAGTCCAGCCATGCGCGCGCCGCAGTTGTTGGTGTTCTGAACACGCTGCTGGTGGCCGTTCTTGCCTGTATCACTGCCACCATCTTTGGTGTGGTTGCGGGTGTTCTGCGCCTCTCGAACAACTGGCTCGTCTCCAAATTGATGGCCGTTTATGTGGAAATCTTCCGCAATATTCCGGTTCTCATCTGGATCATCATCATTTTCACCATCATGACCGCCGTGATGCCGGGGCCTCGGGAATTCCGGGGTGACAACGCCACGTCGAGCATGCTGTTTGACCTCTTTGCCTTTACCAACCGGGGTGTCTACATCCCGATGCCCTGGTTCGAGAGCGGTTTCTTCGCCTCAGGTGCGTTGAACTGGCTGGTGGTGATTGCGGCGCTGGTCGGGTCCTTCCTTGTGATGCGCCGGATTGAGGCCAACGCGACCAAGACGCAGGAAAAAACCGGCGTGCGTCCCAAAACCAAGCTGATTGCCCTTGGCGTCTGGCTGGTGCCTCTGGCGCTGGTCCTGTTTGTCATGGGCCTGTCCTGGGAAGTGCCGGAGCTGAAAGGCTTCAACTTCAAAGGCGGTATCAAGATTGGTGGGCCACTGATTGCCCTGTGGTTTGCTTTGTCGATCTACACCGGTGCCTTCATCGCGGAAAACGTGCGTGCGGGTATTCAGGCGATCAACAAGGGTCAGACCGAAGCTGCCGCAGCGCTGGGTCTGCGTCCGGGCCGGATCATGAACCTCGTTGTGCTGCCGCAGGCGCTGCGCGTCATCATTCCGCCGCTGATCTCCAACTTCCTCAACATCACCAAGAACTCCTCGCTGGCGATTGCTGTGGGCTATGCCGACATCACCGCGACCCTGGGAGGCATCACGCTGAACCAGACCGGCCGCGCCATCGAATGCGTGCTGCTGCTGATGTTGTTCTATCTCACTGCGTCGCTGCTCATCTCCATGGTGATGAACGTCTACAACGCATCTGTGAAACTGAAGGAGCGCTGAGACATGAGCGATACACACGCACAAACTGTCGCCTTTGTCCGCGAAACCCAGATCCCGCCGGCACCGCCGCCGGGCCGCGAGACCGGGGTCTATAAATGGATCCGCGAGAATCTGTTCTCCAGCGTCCCCAATTCGATCCTGACACTGGCGGCGCTGGCGCTGATCTATGCTCTGCTGAGCAGCACTCTGCCGTGGTTGCTGAACGGCGTCTGGACCACCAACTCGCTCGCGGAATGCCGTGAGGTTCTGGATGGCAAGCTTGGCGCCTGTTTCTCGGTCCTTAGCGAGCGTTGGAACCAGTTGCTCTATGGCTTCAAATACCCGGGGACGGAATATTGGCGCCCTAATCTGGCGTTGGTGCTGTTGCTCGTCGCGCTGGCACCGGTGCTGTTCTTTGACCTGCCGCGCAAGCTTTTGGCCTTCACTGCGATCTATCCGTTCCTGGCCTTCTGGCTGATCTGGGGTGGCTCCATCCTGGTGCCGATCGTTGCCCTGCTTGGCTTTGTCGCTGCTGGGTTTGTGTTCCAGAAATTCGGCAAGGGCAGCTTTGCTCTGGGGTTCTTCGGTGCGATTGTTGCTGCGGTCGTGGTCTGGAATATCGGCGGCTTTCTGATCCCGGAGGGGGCATCTGACAACGCAATGCTGTCGGCTGTACCCTCGCGCGATCTGGGCGGCTTCATGCTGAACATGATGCTGGGTGTCACCTGTGTGTCGCTGTCGGTGCCGCTGGGTATCGCGCTGGCGCTGGGGCGTCAGTCCAACATGCCGCTGATCAAGTGGATCTGCGTCGTTTTCATCGAATTCGTGCGTGGCGTGCCGCTGATCACCCTGTTGTTTGTGGCATCGGTGATGCTGTCCTACTTCTTCCCGCCAGATGCCACCGTGGACCTGTTCCTGCGTGTGGTCATCATGATCACCCTGTTCTCTGCGGCCTATATCGCCGAAGTGATCCGGGGCGGTCTGGCCGCGCTGCCCAAGGGGCAGTACGAAGCAGCAGACAGTCTGGGGCTGGATTATCCGCAGGCGATGCGCCTGATCATCCTGCCGCAGGCTCTGAAGATCTCGATCCCCGGTATCGTGAACGTGGCTGTTGGTCTGTTCAAGGATACCACGCTGGTGTCGGTCATCTCGATGTTCGACCTGGTGGGCATGATCCGTGGCCCGATCCTCGCCTCCACCGAGTGGAACGGCGTTTATTGGGAACTCCTCGGCTTTGCCGCCTTCCTGTTCTTCATCGTCTGCTACGGCATCTCTCAATATTCACAGTGGCTCGAGCGTCGTCTCGCCACCGATCACCACTAAGGAGTTCAACATATGTCTGAACTTATGTCCGACCGCGCCATCGACCGCTCCAAAATGCAGGTGAGCGACGAAGTTGCCATTGAAATCAACAATATGAACAAGTGGTATGGGTCCTTCCATGTGCTGCGCGACATCAATCTGACCGTCAATCAGGGCGAGCGGATCGTGATCGCGGGGCCGTCTGGGTCTGGTAAATCCACCCTGATCCGTTGCCTCAATGCGCTGGAAGAGCACCAGCAGGGCAACATCATGGTGGATGGCACGGAGCTGTCCAACGACCTCAAGAACATCGACAAGATCCGGTCCGAGGTTGGCATGGTGTTCCAGCACTTCAACCTGTTCCCGCATTTGACGATTCTTGAGAATTGCACGCTGGCGCCGATCTGGGTGCGCAAGACGCCCAAGAAAGAAGCCGAAGAGCGCGCGATGCACTTCCTGGAAAAGGTGAAGATCCCCGACCAGGCGCATAAATATCCCGGTATGCTCTCCGGCGGTCAGCAGCAGCGTGTGGCGATTGCCCGCTCACTCTGCATGATGCCGCGGATCATGCTGTTTGATGAACCGACATCGGCGCTGGACCCGGAGATGATCAAAGAGGTGCTCGATACAATGATCGAGCTCGCGGAAGAGGGCATGACCATGCTCTGCGTCACCCACGAGATGGGCTTTGCCCGTCAGGTGGCGAACCGCGTGATCTTCATGGATGCGGGCCAGATCGTGGAACAGAATGAGCCGGAAGAGTTCTTCAACAATCCGCAGAGCGAACGCACCAAATTGTTCCTGAGCCAGATCCTCGGTCACTGAGGGGCGTCTGGTATAACATTGGAAAGGCCGGGCATTTGCCCGGCCTTTTTTGTTTGGCGGCTCTGGTTGGGATCACTGGCAGGGGGCGCTGCCCCCTGACCCCCGGAGTATTTACCGGAAAGATGACGGGGCGGGGTTGTGCCGGTTTTTAGCCGTGGCGTGCAAAGATCTCGCTGTTGCCGTCTGGCCGGATCAGCAGCGTGGCAAAGGGCTCTGTGTCGTCGCCCATCTCCATGCCGGGAGAGCCGATTGGCATGCCGGGCACACTGAGACCCAAGGCATCGGGACGTTCGGCGAGAAGGCGGGTGATATCTTGTGCAGGCACATGGCCTTCAATCACATAGCCCGCAACCATTGCAGTGTGGCAGGAGGCCAGCGCATCGGTGATGCCAAGCCGGGACTTCATCTGCCAGAGTTGATCATCGGTGACATTCCGGACCTCTGTCTGGAAGCCCGAGGTGATGAGGTGGCCCACCCATCCGGTGCAGCAGCCGCAGCTGGGGGACTTCATCACTTCAATCAGCGGGGTGGCGTCCGTGGTGTCCGTGGTGGCCAGTGCGCCTGTGGCGAGGGGCAGAGTGGCGGCCGCGGTCAGTAGAAAGGATCGGCGGTTCATATCAGGGAGGCTCCGTTTGCGGTGGTCTCGACCTCCCGATGCTAGAGGATATCCGAGAGAGGGGGCGAATGGGTTCCCGCGTGGGAGCGACAGGATGCCACAGATGCGTTGGCCCACGCCCAACGGGAGCGGTTGCATGGTGATGCAGCCACGACGGGCGATAGGCCCTGCGGGTGCGGCGGGAGGCGCTTTGAAGATGGGCGTGGCCGGGCGTGTCGTCAGGCGCCCAGCAACTCACGCGGGACAGTGAATTCGGCCACCTTGCCGCTGCTCCATGTCAGATCGGCCCAGCGGTCGATGTCGAAGCGGGCGATCAGCGTGGCACCGGTGGGGAAATCGTCAAATCGGGAATGATCCGGTGGGTGTCGGACGATGGAATGGGCAAAGGCGGCGAGCCCGGGGTTGTGGCCCAGGATCAGCACCCGCTTGTGTTCCGCCTCGCGCAGGACTTGAAACAGGATTTCCGCGCTGGCGTGATAAAGCCGTTCGATGAAGACCGCAGGCGCGCCAAGCTCCATCAGATCACAGGTCTCGCGGGTGCGCTGCGCCGAGGAGGAGATCACCTGATCCGGGATCATTCCGATTTCGCGCAGCCAGGTGCCAACGGCCGCGGCGGAATGGCGGCCGCGGTTGTTCAGCGGGCGGGCGTGGTCGCTGGGGGCGGAGGTATCCCAGGCGGATTTGGCGTGGCGGGTCAGGATCAGCGTGCAGGTCATTTTATGTGAAAATACCTCATGTGATGGGCGGATTGCGCCGGGAGACGGTCAGCGCCTGCGCTCAGTGGGCAGGCA
The nucleotide sequence above comes from Phaeobacter inhibens DSM 16374. Encoded proteins:
- a CDS encoding replication-associated recombination protein A, with the translated sequence MADLFDSGDAAPRPDPQSEVNRPLADRLRPQSLAEVIGQAQVLGEDAPLGVMLASGSLSSLIFWGPPGVGKTTIARLLARETDLHFVQISAIFTGVPDLKKVFEAAKIRRQNGQGTLLFVDEIHRFNKAQQDGFLPHMEDGTILLVGATTENPSFELNAAVLSRAQVLVLERLSLADLERLTQRAEQELDRALPLTADARDALQEMADGDGRALLNLIEQVAAWKVDSPLGREALATRLMRRAAKYDKSGDEHYNLISALHKSVRGSDPDAALYWFARMLEGGEDPRYLARRLTRMAVEDIALADPQAQGICIQAWETYERLGSPEGELALAQAVIYLALAPKTNAGYMAYKAARRLAKQTGSAPPPKHILNAPTKLMKSQGYGDGYDYDHNAADGFSGQNYFPDDVPRPVLYQPVERGFERELKRRTEYFANLRAKRNS
- the crcB gene encoding fluoride efflux transporter CrcB yields the protein MVFSVLYVALGGAIGAACRYLAGLGITRLFGVGEFPVAILAVNVIGSFLIGAFVVTAAHKGLTHLSPFVMTGLLGGFTTFSAFSLETATLIERGAFGQAALYVLLSVGLSVGGLFFGLMAARGVFA
- a CDS encoding RluA family pseudouridine synthase; protein product: MSGVQMITVSEDDADQRIDRWLRRLFPHVSQGRIEKMCRKGELRLDGGRVKANSRVAAGQVVRVPPLGASDLKPAEAPSYRISEADAKMIRGCVIYKDDAVIVLNKPAGLAVQGGSGTTKHVDGLSAALQFDAEEKPRLVHRLDKDTSGVLVLARTRLAAQSLTAAFRHRATRKIYWALVAGVPTPYLGEIKCGLVKAPGHGKSGEGEKMIAIHSNEVDSTPGAKRSHTHYATLYRVASRAAWVAMEPITGRTHQLRAHMAEIGHPIAGDGKYGGSSQENLGDGWGAQLGGIISKKLHLHCRRMAFEHPTTKKPLSITAPLPDHMKDSWDTFGWSEDLAAEDPFESLQ
- a CDS encoding HAD-IA family hydrolase → MSGDLRLILFDVDGTLADSQGAITSAMRAAFDGVGLAAPSRAEILSIVGLSLPLAIAELAPTLDASVQAELVEGYKSAYKSARLAAGAGHSPLYSGAAEVLAELNAVPEYLLGVATGKSQRGLDALIASHDLRCFVTRQCADHHPSKPHPSMVLRAMAETGVLPEHTVMIGDTSFDIDMGRAAGVRTIAVNWGFHPADQLGADYIIDSFADLAPLLQHIWKD
- a CDS encoding ATP12 family chaperone protein, with protein sequence MSEWKQKRFWKAVSVAETEDGFAVELDGRRVKTPAKAALAVPGREMAEAIAAEWDAQTESVNPNTMPVTRSANAAIDKVTHQHAAVADMLAEYGDSDLLCYRAEMPVELVQRQAEIWDPALDWAAETLGVRLEPRSGILHAPQNPEALAHLRRLVHEMTPFQLAAFHDLVAMSGSLVLGFAATRSWRPADQIWEMSRLDELWQEQQWGQDEDAQATADLKRAAFLHAKRFYDFSC
- a CDS encoding amino acid ABC transporter substrate-binding protein, with amino-acid sequence MKNKVILGALTVAGLAAGAAAAGTLDDVKARGKLNCGVTTGLVGFAAPNANGEWEGFDVAVCRAVAAAVLGDSTAVEFVPTTGKTRFTALASGEIDMLARNTTWTFSRDVDLKFEFVGVNYYDGQGFMVPKELGVSSAKELDGATVCIQTGTTTELNLADFFRSNNISYEPVPIETNAEAQQQYLAGACDVYTTDASGLAATRATFDDPSAHVLLPEIISKEPLGPLVRHGDHEWGDVVRWSLNALVAAEELGVTSANIGEMAAGTENPEINRLLGTEGTLGEMLGLSADWAKNAIGAGGNYGEVFAKNIGEDTPIGLARGLNAQWTEGGLLYAPPFR
- a CDS encoding amino acid ABC transporter permease, translating into MSTLTDPPKAQFQLSMLVNDTRYRSLTFQAIAALVLALAIWYLGNNLIQNLRAAGLNISYGFLGDPSGYDINQRLIEYDSQSSHARAAVVGVLNTLLVAVLACITATIFGVVAGVLRLSNNWLVSKLMAVYVEIFRNIPVLIWIIIIFTIMTAVMPGPREFRGDNATSSMLFDLFAFTNRGVYIPMPWFESGFFASGALNWLVVIAALVGSFLVMRRIEANATKTQEKTGVRPKTKLIALGVWLVPLALVLFVMGLSWEVPELKGFNFKGGIKIGGPLIALWFALSIYTGAFIAENVRAGIQAINKGQTEAAAALGLRPGRIMNLVVLPQALRVIIPPLISNFLNITKNSSLAIAVGYADITATLGGITLNQTGRAIECVLLLMLFYLTASLLISMVMNVYNASVKLKER
- a CDS encoding amino acid ABC transporter permease, which translates into the protein MSDTHAQTVAFVRETQIPPAPPPGRETGVYKWIRENLFSSVPNSILTLAALALIYALLSSTLPWLLNGVWTTNSLAECREVLDGKLGACFSVLSERWNQLLYGFKYPGTEYWRPNLALVLLLVALAPVLFFDLPRKLLAFTAIYPFLAFWLIWGGSILVPIVALLGFVAAGFVFQKFGKGSFALGFFGAIVAAVVVWNIGGFLIPEGASDNAMLSAVPSRDLGGFMLNMMLGVTCVSLSVPLGIALALGRQSNMPLIKWICVVFIEFVRGVPLITLLFVASVMLSYFFPPDATVDLFLRVVIMITLFSAAYIAEVIRGGLAALPKGQYEAADSLGLDYPQAMRLIILPQALKISIPGIVNVAVGLFKDTTLVSVISMFDLVGMIRGPILASTEWNGVYWELLGFAAFLFFIVCYGISQYSQWLERRLATDHH
- a CDS encoding amino acid ABC transporter ATP-binding protein, which produces MSELMSDRAIDRSKMQVSDEVAIEINNMNKWYGSFHVLRDINLTVNQGERIVIAGPSGSGKSTLIRCLNALEEHQQGNIMVDGTELSNDLKNIDKIRSEVGMVFQHFNLFPHLTILENCTLAPIWVRKTPKKEAEERAMHFLEKVKIPDQAHKYPGMLSGGQQQRVAIARSLCMMPRIMLFDEPTSALDPEMIKEVLDTMIELAEEGMTMLCVTHEMGFARQVANRVIFMDAGQIVEQNEPEEFFNNPQSERTKLFLSQILGH
- a CDS encoding DUF411 domain-containing protein; translated protein: MNRRSFLLTAAATLPLATGALATTDTTDATPLIEVMKSPSCGCCTGWVGHLITSGFQTEVRNVTDDQLWQMKSRLGITDALASCHTAMVAGYVIEGHVPAQDITRLLAERPDALGLSVPGMPIGSPGMEMGDDTEPFATLLIRPDGNSEIFARHG
- a CDS encoding SixA phosphatase family protein codes for the protein MTCTLILTRHAKSAWDTSAPSDHARPLNNRGRHSAAAVGTWLREIGMIPDQVISSSAQRTRETCDLMELGAPAVFIERLYHASAEILFQVLREAEHKRVLILGHNPGLAAFAHSIVRHPPDHSRFDDFPTGATLIARFDIDRWADLTWSSGKVAEFTVPRELLGA